One genomic window of Bradyrhizobium sp. CCGE-LA001 includes the following:
- a CDS encoding glycosyltransferase family 2 protein — protein MNEAIRPGTDNPQQAQNQAQEGPELSVIVPTFNERDNVMVLYRRLEATLANIAWEVVFVDDNSPDGTWDVVRALSQRDSRVRCVRRIGRRGLSGACIEGILASSAPYVAVIDADLQHDETQLPKMLLLLASDQADLVVGSRYIEGYKSEGFNKQRAGASALATEFARKMLRVEIADPMSGFFMIRRDRFEELAPKLSIHGFKILLDLVATAHGSLRAVEIPYTFGARQHGESKLDSMVALDFLGLVLAKFTNDIVSLRFILFAMVGGIGLVVHLTTLFIGLQLFKAPFAEAQAAGAIVAMTSNFILNNFLTYRDQRLKGFALLRGLIAFYIVCSVGLLANVGVAFSVYDQEPIWWLAGMAGALMGVVWNYAMSGLFVWRKK, from the coding sequence ATGAATGAAGCGATCAGACCGGGCACCGACAACCCGCAGCAGGCCCAAAATCAGGCTCAAGAGGGGCCGGAACTGTCGGTCATCGTCCCGACCTTCAACGAGCGCGACAACGTCATGGTGCTGTACCGGCGGCTGGAGGCGACGCTCGCCAACATCGCTTGGGAAGTTGTGTTCGTTGACGACAATTCACCCGACGGAACCTGGGACGTCGTTCGCGCGCTGTCGCAGCGCGACAGCCGCGTGCGCTGCGTCCGCCGCATCGGCCGGCGCGGCCTTTCGGGGGCCTGCATCGAGGGCATCCTGGCCTCGAGCGCCCCCTATGTTGCCGTGATCGACGCCGACCTCCAGCACGACGAGACGCAACTGCCGAAGATGCTGTTGCTGCTCGCGAGCGATCAGGCCGATCTCGTGGTCGGCAGCCGCTACATCGAGGGCTACAAGAGCGAGGGCTTCAACAAGCAGCGCGCCGGCGCCAGCGCGCTCGCAACCGAGTTCGCAAGGAAGATGCTGCGGGTCGAGATCGCCGATCCCATGAGCGGCTTCTTCATGATTCGCCGCGACCGTTTCGAAGAGCTCGCACCGAAACTGTCCATACACGGCTTCAAGATCCTGCTCGACCTCGTCGCGACCGCGCACGGCAGCTTGCGCGCCGTCGAGATTCCCTACACGTTCGGCGCTCGCCAGCATGGCGAGAGCAAGCTCGACTCTATGGTCGCGCTCGATTTCCTCGGCCTCGTGCTGGCAAAATTCACCAACGACATCGTCTCGCTGCGCTTCATCCTGTTCGCGATGGTCGGCGGCATCGGCCTCGTGGTGCATCTGACGACGCTGTTCATCGGACTTCAGCTGTTCAAGGCGCCGTTCGCTGAGGCGCAGGCCGCCGGCGCCATCGTCGCCATGACCAGCAATTTCATCCTCAACAACTTCCTCACCTATCGCGACCAGCGGCTCAAGGGCTTCGCGCTGCTGCGCGGCCTGATCGCCTTCTACATCGTGTGCAGCGTCGGACTGCTCGCCAATGTCGGCGTCGCTTTCTCGGTCTACGACCAGGAGCCGATCTGGTGGCTGGCCGGCATGGCCGGCGCGCTGATGGGCGTGGTGTGGAACTACGCGATGTCCGGACTGTTCGTCTGGCGCAAGAAATAG
- a CDS encoding adenylate/guanylate cyclase domain-containing protein has product MVRFASRKTRHHAVLSGDFERELTREVLRTELLRVRALIMTGCCMMLLLTAIYLIDPAVVNRVWRGTDGIIEVYGLLACFILFEVWVHTQIRKNLRLDRDLPVIRRYIGTLIETSLPTFILILQIRTMGAPQALGFAVPLMYFIFVILSTLRLDFWLSAFTGFVAAAGLLAVALYYNSAGETDEPLVYLHAVRSIVILICGVLAGAVGAQLRRQFAASIAAATARDRVTNLFGQHVSPQVVERLMAEGSSTGGDVRRVAVMFVDFRGFTAGAQSRTPQEVVDRLDGAFAVLVDILDRHGGIVNKFLGDGFLALFGAPLEAADAAHRAVAAGREMLTAMDRINAQTSWPLRIGIGIHFGEVVAGNIGSPRRKEYTVIGDTVNFASRLEALNKEFGSQLLISATVREVLGDDGSDAIALGEVAVRGYERPVAVFQLG; this is encoded by the coding sequence ATGGTCAGGTTTGCGAGCAGGAAGACGCGGCATCACGCCGTGCTATCGGGCGATTTCGAGCGCGAGCTGACGCGGGAGGTGCTGCGCACCGAGCTGTTACGGGTGCGCGCGCTGATCATGACGGGCTGCTGCATGATGTTGTTACTCACTGCCATTTACCTGATCGATCCCGCCGTGGTGAACCGGGTTTGGCGCGGAACGGATGGGATCATCGAGGTCTACGGACTTCTGGCCTGCTTCATCCTGTTCGAAGTCTGGGTCCACACCCAGATCAGGAAGAACCTCCGCCTTGATCGTGACCTGCCGGTGATCCGGCGCTATATCGGCACGCTGATCGAGACGTCGCTGCCGACGTTCATTCTCATTCTGCAAATCCGGACCATGGGCGCGCCTCAGGCGCTCGGCTTCGCTGTGCCGCTGATGTACTTCATCTTCGTGATCCTCTCGACCCTTCGGCTCGACTTTTGGCTCTCTGCATTCACCGGTTTCGTTGCCGCGGCCGGGCTATTGGCCGTCGCACTTTATTACAACTCGGCCGGAGAGACCGACGAACCCCTGGTCTATCTCCACGCCGTGCGCAGCATCGTCATCCTGATCTGCGGGGTGCTCGCGGGCGCCGTCGGCGCGCAGCTGCGGCGGCAGTTTGCCGCCAGCATTGCGGCGGCCACCGCGCGCGACCGGGTGACCAATCTGTTTGGTCAGCACGTTTCGCCGCAAGTGGTGGAGCGGCTGATGGCGGAGGGATCCAGCACCGGGGGCGACGTCCGCCGCGTCGCCGTGATGTTCGTTGATTTCCGCGGATTCACCGCCGGTGCGCAATCGCGCACGCCGCAAGAGGTGGTCGATCGGCTCGACGGCGCCTTCGCCGTGCTGGTCGACATTCTCGACCGCCACGGCGGCATCGTGAACAAGTTTCTCGGCGACGGCTTCCTAGCGTTGTTCGGCGCGCCGCTGGAAGCTGCCGACGCCGCGCACCGCGCGGTCGCCGCAGGCCGCGAGATGCTGACCGCGATGGATCGCATCAACGCGCAGACGAGCTGGCCGCTGCGCATCGGCATCGGCATCCATTTCGGCGAGGTTGTTGCCGGTAACATCGGCTCGCCCCGGCGCAAGGAATACACGGTCATCGGCGACACCGTGAACTTCGCCTCGCGGCTGGAGGCGCTGAACAAGGAGTTCGGCTCGCAGCTCCTGATCTCCGCGACCGTGCGCGAAGTGCTGGGCGACGACGGCAGCGACGCCATCGCGCTCGGCGAAGTCGCGGTACGCGGCTATGAGCGGCCGGTCGCGGTGTTTCAGTTGGGCTAG
- a CDS encoding PhzF family phenazine biosynthesis protein: MQRRYITVDVFTDRAFGGNPLAVVLDAGGLTTAQMQSIATEFNYSETTFVLSPRNPSHDAEVRIFTPVRELPFAGHPNVGTAFVLARRSNEPWPRLLFEEKAGIVPVEIWREQGKVVGAELTAPQKLARLAKLSAAEVAACLSLTADDVSTDRHAPQVVGVGTPFVVAELHSRDALRRAKPDAAAFGRILPRDGAFSVYFYTRDIPAAEAGCDLLARMFMRGTGGFTEDPATGSATVAAAALLAELDPRRDGEVKLTVGQGFDMGRPSILRTTVEKEGGALLDAYVGGHCVQMMEGTFELVGEG; this comes from the coding sequence ATGCAGCGCCGCTACATCACCGTCGACGTGTTCACCGACCGTGCCTTCGGGGGCAACCCGCTTGCCGTGGTGCTCGATGCCGGCGGGCTCACGACCGCGCAGATGCAGTCGATCGCGACCGAATTCAACTATTCCGAGACGACCTTCGTGCTGTCGCCGCGCAATCCCAGCCACGATGCGGAGGTCCGCATCTTCACCCCGGTCAGGGAACTTCCCTTCGCAGGCCATCCCAATGTCGGAACCGCCTTCGTGCTGGCTCGTCGCAGCAATGAGCCCTGGCCGCGGTTGTTGTTCGAGGAGAAGGCGGGGATCGTGCCGGTCGAGATCTGGCGCGAGCAGGGCAAGGTCGTCGGCGCCGAGCTGACCGCGCCGCAGAAGCTGGCGCGGCTTGCAAAACTGTCCGCGGCCGAGGTCGCCGCATGCCTGTCATTGACGGCGGACGACGTCAGCACCGATCGCCATGCGCCACAAGTCGTCGGCGTCGGAACGCCGTTCGTGGTCGCAGAATTACATTCGCGCGATGCGCTGCGGCGGGCGAAGCCCGATGCTGCGGCGTTCGGCCGGATACTGCCGCGCGACGGTGCGTTCTCGGTCTATTTCTATACACGCGACATTCCGGCGGCCGAGGCTGGCTGCGATCTCCTGGCGCGGATGTTCATGCGCGGCACCGGCGGTTTCACGGAAGATCCCGCCACCGGCAGCGCGACGGTTGCGGCCGCCGCTCTGCTTGCCGAGCTCGATCCGCGTCGCGACGGCGAAGTGAAGCTCACCGTCGGTCAAGGATTTGACATGGGCCGGCCGAGCATCCTGCGGACGACGGTGGAGAAGGAAGGTGGTGCTCTGCTGGACGCCTATGTCGGCGGCCATTGCGTGCAGATGATGGAGGGGACGTTCGAACTGGTGGGGGAGGGGTGA
- a CDS encoding glycosyltransferase family 39 protein, translated as MGGADARIVRNTVLVILALVLLRLVAAAFTPITFDEAYYWMWSNNLAGGYYDHPPMVAYVIRAGTMIAGDTELGVRLVSILLALPMSYAVYRAAAILFGGTRVAATSAILLNVTMMASVGTLIVTPDAPLLVASSFVLFFLAKVLETGRGLWWLAVGAAVGAALLSKYTAMFFGLAILIWLAAVPKLRHWFLSPWPYLGGLVALALFSPVILWNADHQWVSFAKQLGRAKVEDFRPVFIAELIPTQIAFATPLVFILGAMGLHALTWHRAGALASRVLIEAMFWTIVAYFVWHSLHARVEANWFAPVYPPFVIAAAAAANLVQWKPRQRRLADFCLRWAAPVGIVMFAALILQANTGWLSGYRRDATVRSVGVGWRELAAEIEAVRARSGATCVLAQDYGTTGWLAFYLPRGTCVVQQTQRIRWVNMPEPDPKLLAGKLLYVDELRAGGHTALNGLFAQVTQVAQLQRKRGPLVVETYGIDLLEGAKGDVLDRSPPPEAR; from the coding sequence ATGGGCGGAGCTGACGCGCGGATCGTCCGCAACACCGTGCTGGTGATCCTCGCACTGGTGCTGCTGCGGCTGGTCGCGGCCGCGTTCACGCCGATCACCTTCGACGAAGCCTATTACTGGATGTGGTCGAACAACCTGGCGGGTGGTTACTACGACCACCCGCCGATGGTGGCCTATGTGATCCGCGCCGGCACCATGATTGCCGGCGACACAGAGCTCGGCGTTCGCCTCGTCTCGATCCTGCTGGCGCTGCCGATGAGCTATGCGGTCTATCGCGCCGCCGCGATCCTGTTCGGCGGCACGCGCGTGGCCGCCACCAGCGCCATCCTGCTCAATGTGACGATGATGGCCTCCGTCGGCACCCTAATCGTGACGCCCGATGCGCCGCTTCTGGTCGCATCCAGCTTCGTGCTGTTCTTCCTTGCGAAGGTGCTGGAGACCGGACGCGGGCTCTGGTGGCTTGCAGTCGGCGCAGCCGTCGGTGCGGCGCTGCTGTCGAAATACACCGCGATGTTCTTCGGGCTGGCGATCCTGATCTGGCTGGCGGCCGTGCCGAAACTGCGGCACTGGTTCCTCTCGCCCTGGCCCTATCTTGGCGGCCTCGTCGCGCTGGCGCTGTTCTCGCCGGTGATCCTCTGGAATGCGGATCATCAATGGGTCTCGTTCGCAAAGCAGCTCGGTCGTGCCAAGGTCGAGGACTTCCGTCCCGTCTTCATCGCCGAGCTGATTCCGACCCAGATCGCGTTCGCGACCCCGCTGGTGTTCATCCTGGGCGCGATGGGGCTGCATGCGCTGACCTGGCATCGGGCCGGCGCGCTGGCCTCACGGGTGCTGATCGAGGCGATGTTCTGGACCATCGTCGCCTATTTCGTCTGGCATTCGCTGCATGCCCGCGTCGAAGCCAACTGGTTTGCGCCGGTCTATCCGCCTTTCGTCATTGCCGCGGCCGCCGCCGCCAATCTCGTGCAATGGAAGCCGCGCCAGCGGCGCTTGGCCGATTTCTGCCTGCGCTGGGCAGCGCCGGTGGGCATCGTGATGTTTGCAGCCCTGATCCTGCAGGCCAATACCGGCTGGCTCTCCGGCTATCGCCGCGATGCGACCGTGCGCAGCGTCGGCGTCGGCTGGCGCGAGCTCGCCGCCGAGATCGAAGCAGTGCGCGCGCGCAGCGGCGCAACCTGTGTGCTCGCGCAGGATTACGGCACCACAGGCTGGCTGGCTTTTTATCTGCCGCGCGGCACCTGCGTCGTGCAGCAGACCCAGCGCATCCGCTGGGTCAACATGCCCGAGCCCGATCCCAAGCTGCTCGCCGGCAAGCTGCTCTATGTCGACGAGCTGCGCGCAGGGGGGCACACCGCCCTCAACGGTCTCTTCGCGCAGGTGACGCAGGTCGCGCAATTGCAGCGCAAGCGCGGCCCGCTCGTGGTCGAGACCTACGGCATCGATCTGCTTGAAGGCGCCAAGGGCGACGTGCTCGACCGCTCGCCGCCGCCGGAGGCGAGGTAA
- a CDS encoding DUF72 domain-containing protein, with product MRDPSVAKAKTASKKSGNIFIGIGGWTFEPWRGVFYPEKLTQAKELSYAASKLTSIEINGTYYGSQKPESFRKWASEVPEGFVFSVKGPRFATNRRVLAEAGDSIKRFYDSGVLELGDHLGPVLWQFAPTKKFDGADFGKFLELLPRKLDGRTLRHVVEVRHDTFCTPDFVALIREFETPVVFAEHGKYPAIADVAGDFVYARLQKGNDEIKTCYPPKQLDAWAERFQAWASGSEPDDLPKVDKTKPKKEPRDVFAYVIHEGKVRAPHGAMELIARVS from the coding sequence ATGCGAGATCCTTCCGTGGCCAAAGCAAAAACTGCGTCCAAAAAATCCGGCAACATCTTCATCGGTATCGGCGGCTGGACCTTCGAGCCCTGGCGTGGCGTGTTCTATCCGGAGAAGCTGACGCAGGCGAAGGAGCTGTCCTACGCCGCCTCGAAGCTGACCTCGATCGAGATCAATGGCACCTATTACGGCTCGCAGAAGCCGGAGAGCTTCCGCAAATGGGCGAGCGAAGTGCCCGAGGGTTTCGTGTTCTCGGTGAAGGGACCGCGCTTTGCCACCAACCGCCGGGTGCTCGCCGAGGCCGGCGATTCCATCAAGCGGTTCTACGATTCCGGCGTGCTGGAGCTCGGTGACCATCTCGGGCCCGTGCTCTGGCAATTCGCGCCGACGAAGAAGTTCGATGGTGCCGATTTCGGCAAGTTCCTGGAGCTGCTGCCGCGCAAGCTCGATGGGCGCACGCTGCGGCACGTCGTGGAGGTCCGGCATGACACTTTCTGCACGCCCGACTTCGTGGCCCTGATCCGCGAATTCGAGACGCCGGTCGTGTTCGCCGAGCACGGCAAATACCCGGCGATCGCCGACGTCGCCGGCGACTTCGTCTATGCGAGGCTGCAGAAGGGCAATGACGAGATCAAGACCTGCTACCCGCCGAAGCAGCTGGACGCTTGGGCTGAGCGGTTCCAGGCCTGGGCTTCAGGCAGTGAACCCGACGACCTGCCGAAGGTTGACAAGACCAAGCCGAAGAAGGAGCCGCGCGACGTGTTTGCTTATGTCATCCATGAAGGCAAAGTGCGCGCGCCGCACGGCGCCATGGAGTTGATCGCGCGCGTGAGCTGA
- a CDS encoding DUF488 domain-containing protein: protein MAKKKLFTIGYEQTPPKAVLDELEQAGVKLLVDVRAVTSSRRPGFSKKQLSAGLDERGIAYVHLAALGTPKEGRLAARSGQFDALEKIFSKHLKTPEAREAIDELSALVKKAGPVCLLCYERDHTHCHRQMIAEIIEERDGVAVKNLAGRQI, encoded by the coding sequence ATGGCGAAAAAAAAACTCTTCACCATCGGTTATGAGCAGACACCGCCCAAGGCGGTGCTGGACGAGCTCGAACAGGCCGGCGTCAAGCTCTTGGTCGATGTGCGCGCGGTGACGTCCTCGCGCCGGCCCGGCTTTTCCAAGAAGCAGCTGTCGGCAGGCCTCGATGAGCGCGGCATCGCCTATGTCCATCTGGCCGCGCTCGGCACGCCCAAGGAAGGCCGGCTTGCGGCACGCAGCGGCCAATTTGATGCGCTGGAGAAGATTTTCTCCAAGCATCTGAAGACGCCCGAGGCGCGGGAAGCGATTGACGAGCTCTCGGCGCTGGTGAAGAAGGCCGGGCCGGTGTGCCTGCTCTGCTACGAGCGCGACCACACCCACTGCCACCGCCAGATGATCGCGGAGATCATCGAGGAGCGCGATGGCGTTGCTGTGAAGAATTTGGCGGGGCGGCAGATCTGA
- a CDS encoding CHASE2 domain-containing protein, with protein MRSRRVQLLVALVLTALWGAGIFAAHANGHLRFLDRLEATLTDWRTQVRGVQRPPDLVTIVAIDDTVVKRGGSYPLPRADLARVVDTIVQFKPKVVAIDLLLVDRSAAIGDATLANTLATGPMVLAAAAIFPSASETVEPSSDGPLAALPQAERFLLPLPAFADHAEVGVVNVATGQSGSPLAVPMLFRTRDKVELSFPLRVAARALDQPLTVAPDHLMLGDRIVPTDRDFALPITYYGPRRTIRTVSAQSIFDGTLSRAAIENRIIVIGAAVAGGGDFYPTPFDSLMPGVEVVSTAITHLVAGDGILRDRRVRIADAFAAILLPLLLVALLAWRRSALGIIVATAVMIAWAGLNVFAFTHGIWLNAATTLAATVPPVALFIGVQLWAGGRRTQYLDAKSRSLARLQAPAVQEWLARDPHFLSKPVRQNAAVVFIDLSGFTGLSERTDPDALREILKAFHAQIDKTAVDCGGMITGFLGDGAMILFGLPRAMPDDAARALTCAIELHRGVERWIASLPPAIGDQLGFKIGAHCGEIVASRLGESHQHITATGDTVNVASRLMEVAARNDARLALSNTLLDAADFHGAPDGVLTGPLLTQVRGRSGVVTVWFWRDRDGPVQDHTKAEAVD; from the coding sequence ATGCGTAGCCGACGCGTTCAGCTCCTGGTGGCACTCGTTCTCACCGCGCTGTGGGGCGCTGGCATCTTTGCCGCGCACGCCAACGGCCATCTGCGCTTTCTCGACCGCCTCGAAGCGACGCTGACAGATTGGCGGACCCAGGTCCGCGGCGTGCAGCGTCCGCCTGATCTCGTCACCATCGTCGCGATCGACGATACCGTGGTGAAGCGCGGCGGCAGCTATCCGCTGCCGCGCGCCGATCTTGCGCGCGTCGTCGACACCATCGTGCAATTCAAGCCGAAGGTCGTCGCGATCGATCTGCTGCTGGTCGACCGCAGCGCCGCGATCGGAGATGCGACGCTGGCCAACACGCTCGCCACCGGTCCCATGGTGCTCGCCGCGGCGGCGATCTTCCCGTCTGCTAGCGAGACCGTGGAGCCGAGCAGCGACGGGCCCCTTGCCGCTCTGCCCCAGGCCGAGCGCTTCCTGCTGCCGCTGCCGGCGTTCGCGGACCATGCCGAGGTCGGCGTCGTCAACGTCGCGACGGGACAGTCGGGCTCGCCGCTCGCGGTACCGATGCTGTTCCGGACCCGCGACAAGGTCGAGCTGTCATTCCCGTTGCGCGTCGCAGCGCGCGCGCTCGACCAACCGCTGACGGTGGCCCCCGATCATCTCATGCTCGGCGATCGCATCGTGCCCACCGACCGCGACTTCGCGCTGCCGATCACCTATTACGGCCCGCGCCGCACCATCCGCACCGTCAGCGCGCAGAGCATCTTCGACGGCACGCTCAGCCGCGCCGCGATCGAGAACCGGATCATCGTGATCGGCGCCGCGGTCGCTGGCGGCGGCGACTTCTACCCGACGCCGTTCGATTCGCTGATGCCCGGCGTCGAGGTGGTCTCGACCGCGATCACCCATCTCGTCGCCGGCGACGGCATCCTGCGCGACCGCAGGGTCCGTATCGCCGATGCCTTCGCCGCGATCCTGTTGCCGTTGCTGCTGGTCGCCCTGCTCGCTTGGCGACGCAGCGCGCTCGGCATCATCGTGGCCACTGCGGTGATGATCGCCTGGGCAGGGCTCAACGTATTCGCATTCACGCATGGCATCTGGCTGAACGCTGCGACGACGCTCGCAGCGACAGTACCGCCGGTTGCACTCTTTATCGGCGTCCAACTGTGGGCGGGAGGCCGCCGCACGCAATATCTCGACGCCAAGAGCAGGTCGCTGGCGCGCTTGCAGGCGCCGGCGGTGCAGGAATGGCTGGCGCGCGATCCTCATTTTCTGTCCAAGCCCGTCCGCCAAAACGCCGCCGTCGTCTTCATCGATCTCTCCGGCTTCACGGGTCTGAGCGAACGGACCGATCCGGATGCGCTCCGGGAGATCCTGAAGGCGTTTCACGCGCAGATCGACAAGACCGCCGTCGATTGCGGCGGCATGATCACCGGCTTCCTCGGCGACGGCGCCATGATCCTGTTCGGCCTGCCGCGCGCCATGCCCGACGACGCGGCGCGCGCGCTGACATGTGCGATCGAGCTGCACCGCGGCGTCGAGCGCTGGATCGCCTCGCTGCCGCCGGCCATCGGCGACCAGCTCGGATTCAAGATCGGCGCACATTGCGGCGAGATCGTCGCCTCCCGCCTCGGCGAGAGCCACCAGCACATCACGGCCACGGGCGATACCGTCAATGTCGCGAGCCGGCTGATGGAGGTCGCCGCGCGGAACGACGCGCGGCTCGCACTGAGCAATACGCTGCTCGATGCCGCCGATTTCCACGGCGCGCCCGACGGCGTCCTGACGGGCCCCCTCCTCACCCAGGTCCGCGGCCGCTCCGGCGTCGTGACCGTCTGGTTCTGGCGGGACCGGGATGGGCCAGTGCAAGATCACACCAAGGCAGAAGCGGTCGACTGA
- a CDS encoding FecR domain-containing protein, producing the protein MRGFSRTGLLTAAWSFLLIGLACAQPAANAGCTASPSAVSTQVWRCDNGITIVTENGARFELKDANRDGHIDSVELSSKALLIEVPKKPGGNPFKVLTPRAIAAVRGTKWAVDVADAKTSVFVADGRVGVTRRSRGRGVVLGPGEGVDVEATGRLIVKTWGQPRIDALMARLGQ; encoded by the coding sequence ATGAGAGGCTTTTCACGCACCGGACTTTTGACCGCAGCGTGGTCATTTTTGTTGATCGGACTCGCGTGTGCACAGCCTGCTGCCAATGCGGGCTGCACGGCTTCGCCGTCAGCCGTGAGCACGCAAGTCTGGCGCTGCGACAATGGCATCACGATCGTCACGGAAAATGGCGCCAGATTTGAACTTAAGGACGCCAACCGCGACGGACATATAGATTCCGTGGAGTTGAGCAGCAAAGCGCTCCTGATCGAAGTGCCCAAGAAGCCCGGTGGCAATCCCTTCAAGGTGCTGACCCCTCGGGCAATCGCCGCCGTGCGCGGCACGAAATGGGCAGTTGATGTCGCCGACGCCAAGACCTCGGTGTTCGTCGCCGATGGCCGTGTCGGCGTGACCCGCAGGTCCCGTGGACGCGGCGTCGTGCTCGGACCGGGCGAAGGCGTCGATGTCGAGGCAACCGGGCGGTTGATCGTCAAGACATGGGGCCAGCCGCGCATCGACGCGCTCATGGCGAGGCTCGGACAATAA
- a CDS encoding DUF2778 domain-containing protein has protein sequence MTTTNWLGAAAIGCVVMGAGWTIYTNVFGASVYPTVGNSGYDEPVIKRAPRVALREAGEAVKEAFALLPDRLQVAAPISREMFNDRFAAAATQGVPSNADSAAPATQVAAAKEIAKDAPKPSVIAKVAEALKPASAKSSDKTTDKTADKAKRAPDAQLQLASADPAQIVPAPDAKPKSFADRAKAAVMSITAPRQSMVEKLWGKREPSGGLLAYASADASITAAIAPKEQNPMFGGAPPYERDTAVYDIKAKMVYLPDGTRLEAHSGLGSNRDDPDSRRLRMRGVTPPHIYTLKPREALFHGVPALRLTPIGGESAIYGRDGLLAHTYMLGPNGDSNGCVSFKDYYAFLDAYRNKGIRKLAVLERVE, from the coding sequence ATGACCACCACCAATTGGCTCGGCGCTGCGGCGATCGGCTGCGTCGTGATGGGCGCCGGCTGGACCATCTACACCAACGTCTTCGGCGCCAGCGTCTATCCGACCGTCGGCAACAGCGGCTACGACGAGCCGGTCATCAAGCGTGCGCCCAGGGTCGCGCTGCGCGAGGCGGGTGAGGCGGTCAAGGAAGCCTTCGCGCTCCTGCCGGACCGGTTGCAGGTCGCCGCGCCGATCTCGCGCGAGATGTTCAACGATCGCTTCGCCGCGGCTGCCACCCAAGGCGTGCCGTCGAATGCCGACAGCGCCGCGCCCGCGACCCAGGTTGCCGCGGCCAAGGAAATCGCAAAGGACGCCCCGAAGCCGAGCGTGATAGCAAAGGTCGCGGAAGCACTGAAGCCGGCCTCGGCCAAGAGCAGTGACAAGACCACTGACAAGACCGCAGACAAGGCCAAGCGCGCACCGGATGCGCAGCTGCAACTGGCCTCGGCCGATCCAGCCCAGATCGTGCCCGCGCCCGACGCGAAGCCGAAGTCGTTTGCCGATCGCGCCAAGGCCGCGGTGATGTCGATCACCGCTCCGCGCCAGTCGATGGTCGAAAAACTCTGGGGCAAGCGTGAGCCGTCCGGCGGGCTCCTGGCCTATGCCTCGGCCGATGCCAGCATCACCGCTGCCATCGCGCCTAAGGAGCAGAACCCGATGTTCGGCGGCGCGCCGCCTTATGAGCGCGACACCGCGGTCTACGACATCAAGGCCAAGATGGTGTATCTGCCCGACGGCACCAGGCTCGAGGCGCATTCCGGCCTCGGCTCCAACCGCGACGATCCGGACTCCCGCCGCCTACGCATGCGCGGCGTGACACCGCCGCACATCTACACGCTGAAGCCGCGTGAGGCGCTGTTCCACGGCGTGCCGGCACTGCGCCTGACCCCGATCGGCGGCGAAAGCGCAATCTATGGCCGCGACGGCCTGCTCGCCCACACCTACATGCTCGGACCGAACGGGGATTCCAACGGCTGCGTGTCGTTCAAGGATTATTACGCGTTCCTCGACGCCTACCGCAACAAGGGCATTCGCAAGCTCGCGGTGCTGGAGCGGGTGGAGTGA